The following coding sequences lie in one Pseudomonas sp. SL4(2022) genomic window:
- a CDS encoding oxygenase MpaB family protein, whose product MEFLRRRIESQVLSLSGVALGQIDFEKPQDDPGLFGPDSVSWQVHGDFTSMLIGGISALLLQALHPLALAGVWDHSNFREDLLGRLRRTGQFISGTTYGSRADADWLIDKVRTIHLKVTGTAPDGRAYAASDPALLTWVHVAEVYSFLQAHLRYRNPQLSDTDQDRYYAEIALIAERLGATQVPRSRAEVAAYLAAVRPELLCDERSLEILRILLNAPAPSALAAPAAKLLMQAGIDLLPDWAQQMLGQQISPSRSRVIHAGVHSLAPVLRWAVRGGAIHRARKRLNLPPR is encoded by the coding sequence ATGGAATTTCTTCGCCGCCGTATCGAAAGCCAAGTTCTTAGTCTCAGCGGTGTCGCCTTGGGGCAAATCGACTTCGAAAAGCCCCAGGACGACCCCGGCCTGTTCGGCCCCGACTCGGTGAGCTGGCAGGTACATGGCGACTTCACCAGCATGCTGATCGGCGGCATCAGCGCCCTGCTCTTGCAAGCCCTGCATCCGCTGGCATTAGCCGGGGTGTGGGATCACTCGAATTTTCGTGAGGACCTGCTTGGCCGCCTGCGTCGCACCGGGCAGTTTATATCTGGCACCACCTACGGCTCGCGCGCCGATGCCGACTGGCTGATCGACAAGGTCAGAACCATTCACCTCAAGGTCACGGGTACCGCACCGGACGGTCGCGCCTATGCCGCCAGTGACCCGGCGCTGCTGACCTGGGTGCATGTGGCCGAGGTGTACAGTTTTCTCCAGGCCCACCTGCGTTACCGCAACCCACAACTGAGCGATACCGATCAGGACCGTTACTACGCGGAAATCGCCTTGATCGCTGAACGCCTGGGTGCGACCCAGGTGCCGCGCTCACGCGCCGAGGTCGCCGCCTACCTGGCAGCTGTGCGCCCCGAGCTGCTCTGTGATGAACGCTCGCTGGAAATCCTGCGCATTCTGCTCAACGCCCCGGCACCCAGCGCCCTCGCCGCCCCGGCGGCCAAGCTGCTGATGCAGGCTGGCATCGACCTGCTGCCAGATTGGGCGCAGCAGATGCTCGGTCAGCAGATCAGCCCGTCGCGTAGCCGGGTGATCCACGCCGGCGTACACAGCCTGGCCCCCGTGCTGCGCTGGGCGGTACGCGGCGGTGCGATCCACCGCGCGCGCAAACGCCTGAACCTGCCACCACGCTGA
- a CDS encoding acetyl-CoA C-acetyltransferase: MQDVVIVAATRTAIGSFQGSLATIPAPELGAAVIRRLLEQTGLDGAQVDEVILGQVLTAGSGQNPARQAAILAGLPHAVPALTLNKVCGSGLKALHLGAQAIRCGDAEVIIAGGMENMSLAPYVMPGARTGLRMGHAKLVDSMITDGLWDAFNDYHMGITAENLVDKYGISREAQDAFAAASQQKAVAAIEAGRFVDEITPILIPQRKGEPVAFTTDEQPRAGTTAESLGKLKPAFKKDGSVTAGNASSLNDGASAVLLMSAAKAQALGLPVLAKIASYANAGVDPTIMGIGPVGATQRCLAKAGWQLSDLDLIEANEAFAAQALAVGKELGWDASKVNVNGGAIALGHPIGGSGCRVLVTLLHEMIKRDAKKGLATLCIGGGQGVALAIERD, translated from the coding sequence ATGCAAGACGTCGTCATCGTTGCCGCCACCCGCACCGCTATCGGCAGTTTTCAGGGTTCACTGGCGACTATCCCAGCCCCTGAACTGGGCGCAGCGGTAATCCGCCGCCTGCTGGAACAAACCGGCCTGGACGGCGCGCAGGTCGACGAAGTGATCCTCGGCCAGGTGCTGACCGCCGGCAGCGGGCAGAACCCGGCGCGTCAGGCAGCAATCCTCGCTGGCCTGCCCCACGCCGTGCCAGCGCTGACCCTGAACAAGGTCTGCGGCTCGGGCCTGAAAGCCCTGCACCTGGGTGCCCAGGCGATCCGTTGCGGCGACGCCGAGGTGATCATCGCCGGCGGCATGGAAAACATGAGCCTGGCCCCCTATGTCATGCCTGGTGCACGAACCGGTCTGCGTATGGGCCACGCCAAGCTGGTCGACAGCATGATCACTGACGGCCTGTGGGACGCCTTCAACGACTACCACATGGGCATCACCGCTGAGAATCTGGTCGACAAGTACGGCATCAGCCGTGAAGCGCAGGACGCCTTCGCCGCCGCCTCACAGCAAAAAGCCGTGGCCGCCATCGAAGCCGGGCGCTTCGTCGATGAAATCACCCCAATCCTGATTCCGCAGCGCAAAGGCGAGCCAGTGGCCTTCACCACTGACGAGCAGCCACGCGCCGGCACCACAGCAGAATCCTTGGGTAAGCTGAAGCCCGCATTCAAGAAAGACGGCAGCGTCACCGCCGGCAACGCCTCCAGCCTTAACGACGGCGCTTCCGCCGTGCTGCTGATGAGCGCCGCCAAAGCGCAGGCCCTCGGCCTGCCGGTACTGGCCAAGATCGCCAGCTATGCCAATGCCGGTGTCGATCCGACGATCATGGGTATCGGCCCGGTCGGTGCCACCCAGCGCTGCCTGGCCAAGGCCGGCTGGCAGCTGAGTGACTTGGATTTGATTGAAGCCAACGAAGCCTTTGCCGCGCAGGCCCTGGCAGTCGGCAAGGAGCTGGGCTGGGATGCCAGCAAGGTCAACGTCAACGGCGGCGCCATCGCTCTCGGCCATCCGATTGGCGGCTCTGGCTGCCGCGTGCTGGTGACCCTGCTGCATGAGATGATCAAGCGCGACGCCAAGAAAGGCCTCGCCACCCTGTGCATCGGCGGTGGTCAAGGCGTGGCACTGGCTATCGAACGAGACTGA
- a CDS encoding class I SAM-dependent rRNA methyltransferase, translating into MPSLDQALRAALHNRHDLLAELHQQGTDCYRLFHGSQEGAGGLTIDRYGPQLLVQSFHQSLSRDELLQLAEQCQTHLSIPLLLVYNDRAQGNSRIDRSDAVYQAEPTALEDLIGHEWGLNYRVRGRHAGQDPLLFLDLRNARGWVKAHSAGKSVLNLFAYTCGVGLSAAAGGASEVLNLDFAEGNLAVGRENGQLNPQLLPMQFVQSDYFPAIRQLAGLPINVRRGQKLPHYPRLEQRQFDLVLLDPPAWAKSAFGTVDLLRDYQSLLKPAILATADNGVLICCNNLAKVALADWREQVLRCAEKLGRPVRGWQVLPPASDFPSQDGKPPLKTLILQF; encoded by the coding sequence ATGCCCTCTCTCGATCAGGCGCTGCGCGCCGCCCTGCATAACCGTCACGACCTGCTGGCTGAACTGCATCAGCAAGGCACCGACTGCTATCGCCTGTTTCATGGCAGCCAGGAAGGCGCCGGCGGCCTGACCATCGACCGTTATGGCCCGCAACTGCTGGTACAGAGCTTCCACCAGAGCCTGAGTCGTGACGAACTGCTGCAATTGGCCGAGCAATGCCAAACCCACCTCAGCATCCCACTGCTGCTGGTGTACAACGATCGCGCCCAAGGCAACTCGCGTATCGACCGCAGCGACGCGGTCTATCAAGCCGAGCCAACGGCCTTGGAAGACCTGATCGGCCATGAATGGGGCCTCAATTACCGCGTGCGCGGCCGCCATGCCGGACAGGACCCCTTGCTGTTTCTCGACCTGCGCAACGCCCGCGGCTGGGTCAAAGCACACAGTGCCGGCAAATCCGTGCTCAACCTGTTCGCCTACACCTGTGGCGTCGGTTTGAGTGCAGCTGCTGGCGGGGCCAGCGAGGTGCTCAATCTGGATTTTGCCGAAGGCAACCTGGCGGTCGGTCGCGAGAATGGTCAGCTCAATCCGCAGCTGCTTCCTATGCAATTTGTGCAATCGGATTACTTCCCGGCAATTCGCCAACTGGCTGGCCTGCCGATCAATGTGCGGCGCGGGCAGAAGCTGCCGCACTATCCGCGCCTTGAGCAACGTCAGTTCGATCTGGTGCTGCTCGACCCGCCGGCCTGGGCCAAAAGTGCTTTCGGCACCGTCGACCTGCTGCGCGATTACCAGAGCCTGCTCAAACCAGCAATTCTCGCCACCGCCGATAATGGCGTGCTGATCTGCTGCAACAACCTGGCGAAAGTTGCCCTGGCCGATTGGCGTGAGCAGGTGCTGCGCTGTGCGGAAAAACTCGGTCGCCCAGTACGTGGCTGGCAGGTGCTGCCACCGGCCAGTGACTTCCCATCACAGGATGGCAAGCCACCACTGAAAACCCTGATCCTGCAGTTCTGA
- a CDS encoding DUF748 domain-containing protein produces MLKGIKRAASAIAIAIALYSLLGFLILPGIGLRIANQQLAHYAEVPATLQRLQLNPFSLELSLWGLQIGEAEQQQIAFERLYANLQLDSLWNGVLHLADIELDKPHSAVLFGKDGRLNLTQLFNVPPSTEPAVEEPAGEPFPLRISRIKLSGGNVHFQDLRPSEPIEFIYDDLNLELFNLSTLPDDNADMSLVATGPTGGRIDWTGRISLVPISSSGSLKVTDGKLKAIWPYVRDAVPLVLEDGTVNLSSDYSLNLAKGTELLLSNTQLHVSSFAIKSPAEKPLLRLQRLDISETSVDLAKQQVIVGKIRSQKLETWAAREADGQLDWQKLLASQPAKPAPAPAPAPAPAPAPAPNEGGSGSAATEAEPAKEPSEPTTAEQSADLETATADQPEEPSKPWQVILRDVQLRDYQVHLADRAGGAEVKIDLAPLNLDLNDFDSLGTSPFSLKLDTGVNKTGQIKADGQVQLTPTTAKLQVATRDIDLRLAQTYLSPFVRLELRSGKLGSELAVDLQSVEPLAFSIGGQAEINQLHTLDTLKDRDFLKWQQVLVEGIDYQHGKGLVIGQVKLQQPYVRFIINEDLTTNISDLMIPQPAEANAKPAAASKPLPMRIGGISIKDGSANFADFSLTPNFATAIQQLNGKIGTLDNQSPKTASVDIQGKVDKYAPVSIKGKLTPFDPLNSLDIATSFKNVELTTLTPYSGKFAGFRIRKGRLNLDLHYQIEKGNLNAENKLLLEDLQLGEKVDSKDAMDLPIRLAVALLKDTQGNIEIQLPVQGNLNNPEFSVMPIVWQTLRNLVLRAAQAPFKFIGGLVSGGSEVDLSTVRFTAGGSELDGDAQKALDTLASALKERPTLRLEIEGMSAASSDGPPLAAARLEREYQNTWYKMLQRRGDDVPAEASELVVDDDDKTVLIEGIYRTRLKQQPPAEWTELASAERSAKMRDAVLQSWAQNELLQRQLAQMRAAEIKTYLVERGGLADERIYLLDVNMAQADADGRVATTLHLGSE; encoded by the coding sequence ATGCTTAAAGGGATAAAGCGCGCGGCCAGCGCCATTGCCATCGCCATTGCTCTCTACAGCCTGCTGGGGTTTCTGATTCTGCCCGGTATCGGCCTGCGCATCGCCAACCAGCAACTGGCGCACTACGCCGAAGTACCCGCCACCCTGCAACGCCTGCAACTTAACCCGTTCAGCCTGGAGCTCAGCCTCTGGGGCCTGCAGATTGGTGAAGCCGAACAGCAGCAGATCGCCTTCGAACGGCTGTATGCCAACCTGCAACTCGACAGCCTGTGGAACGGCGTATTGCACCTGGCCGATATCGAGCTGGATAAACCGCACAGCGCAGTGCTGTTCGGCAAGGACGGTCGACTCAACCTGACGCAACTGTTCAACGTCCCGCCTAGCACCGAGCCTGCGGTTGAAGAGCCGGCCGGCGAGCCGTTCCCGCTGCGTATTTCACGGATCAAGCTGAGTGGCGGCAACGTGCATTTTCAGGACCTGCGCCCCAGCGAGCCCATCGAGTTTATCTACGACGACCTCAACCTTGAGCTGTTCAACCTCAGCACCCTGCCAGACGACAATGCCGACATGAGCCTGGTGGCCACCGGCCCTACCGGCGGACGCATCGACTGGACTGGCCGTATCAGCCTGGTGCCAATCAGCTCCAGTGGCAGCCTGAAAGTCACGGACGGTAAGCTGAAAGCCATCTGGCCCTACGTGCGCGATGCGGTGCCGCTGGTTCTGGAGGACGGCACCGTCAATCTCAGCAGCGACTACAGCCTGAATCTGGCCAAAGGCACCGAACTGCTGTTGAGCAATACCCAGCTCCACGTCAGCAGCTTTGCCATCAAAAGCCCGGCGGAAAAACCGCTGCTGCGCCTGCAACGCCTGGATATCAGCGAAACCAGCGTGGACCTGGCCAAGCAGCAGGTCATCGTCGGCAAGATTCGTAGCCAGAAGCTGGAAACCTGGGCTGCACGCGAGGCCGATGGCCAGCTCGACTGGCAGAAGTTGCTGGCCAGCCAACCCGCCAAACCAGCTCCAGCTCCAGCTCCAGCTCCAGCTCCAGCTCCAGCTCCAGCTCCAAATGAGGGTGGCTCAGGCTCCGCAGCCACGGAAGCCGAACCGGCAAAAGAGCCAAGCGAACCGACCACCGCAGAGCAATCCGCTGACCTGGAAACCGCCACTGCCGACCAGCCGGAAGAGCCCAGCAAACCCTGGCAGGTAATCCTGCGTGACGTGCAACTGCGCGACTATCAGGTGCATCTGGCCGACCGCGCCGGCGGCGCGGAAGTCAAAATCGACCTGGCACCACTCAACCTCGATCTGAACGACTTCGACAGCCTGGGCACGTCGCCCTTCAGTCTCAAGCTCGACACAGGAGTGAACAAGACCGGGCAGATCAAGGCCGACGGCCAGGTGCAACTGACCCCGACTACGGCGAAGCTGCAGGTTGCCACCCGCGATATCGACCTGCGCCTGGCGCAGACCTACCTGAGCCCCTTCGTGCGTCTGGAACTGCGCAGCGGCAAGCTCGGCAGCGAGCTGGCGGTTGATCTGCAGAGCGTCGAACCGCTGGCCTTCAGTATTGGCGGGCAAGCCGAGATCAATCAGCTGCATACCCTCGACACGCTCAAGGACCGCGACTTCCTTAAATGGCAGCAAGTGCTGGTGGAAGGAATCGACTATCAACACGGCAAGGGCCTGGTGATCGGCCAGGTCAAACTGCAGCAGCCCTATGTGCGCTTTATCATCAACGAAGACCTGACCACCAATATCAGCGATCTGATGATTCCACAGCCGGCAGAGGCCAACGCCAAGCCCGCTGCAGCGAGTAAACCGCTGCCGATGCGCATCGGCGGCATCAGCATCAAGGACGGCTCGGCGAACTTTGCCGACTTCAGCCTGACGCCTAACTTCGCCACGGCCATTCAGCAACTCAACGGCAAGATCGGCACACTCGACAACCAGAGTCCGAAAACCGCCAGCGTCGATATTCAGGGCAAAGTCGACAAGTACGCACCGGTCAGCATCAAGGGCAAACTCACCCCGTTTGATCCGCTGAACAGCCTGGATATCGCCACCAGTTTCAAGAACGTCGAGCTGACCACCCTGACGCCTTACTCCGGCAAGTTCGCCGGTTTCCGTATCCGCAAGGGCCGTCTCAACCTCGACCTGCATTACCAGATTGAGAAAGGCAACCTCAACGCCGAGAACAAACTGCTACTGGAAGACCTGCAGCTGGGTGAGAAGGTCGACAGCAAGGACGCCATGGACCTGCCGATTCGTCTGGCCGTGGCCCTGCTCAAGGACACCCAAGGCAACATCGAAATCCAATTGCCTGTGCAGGGTAATCTGAACAACCCGGAGTTCAGCGTGATGCCGATTGTCTGGCAGACCCTGCGCAACCTGGTGCTGCGCGCCGCCCAGGCGCCATTCAAATTTATCGGTGGGCTGGTCAGCGGTGGCAGTGAAGTTGACCTCAGCACCGTGCGTTTCACGGCCGGCGGCAGCGAGCTCGACGGTGATGCACAAAAAGCCCTGGACACCCTGGCCAGCGCCTTGAAGGAGCGCCCAACCCTGCGCCTGGAGATCGAAGGCATGAGCGCTGCAAGCAGCGACGGCCCGCCACTGGCGGCCGCACGCCTGGAGCGCGAATACCAGAACACCTGGTACAAAATGCTGCAACGTCGCGGCGATGATGTACCCGCCGAGGCCAGTGAATTGGTCGTCGATGATGACGACAAGACCGTACTGATCGAAGGTATCTACCGCACCCGCCTCAAGCAGCAACCGCCTGCCGAGTGGACTGAACTGGCCAGCGCGGAACGCAGCGCGAAGATGCGCGACGCCGTGCTGCAGTCCTGGGCACAAAACGAGCTGCTGCAGCGTCAGCTGGCCCAGATGCGCGCGGCAGAAATAAAGACTTATCTGGTCGAACGTGGTGGCCTGGCTGACGAACGTATTTACCTGCTGGATGTCAACATGGCACAGGCTGACGCCGATGGCCGCGTCGCCACCACCCTGCACCTTGGCAGCGAGTAA
- a CDS encoding DUF2845 domain-containing protein codes for MRALATTLILACAGASSQVQAETLRCGSQLVSLDDRRFEVLQKCGEPAFRDLVGYSLGPSERREYQIEEWVYGPDNGMLSILTFEGTRLRAIERRRSR; via the coding sequence ATGCGCGCTCTCGCCACAACCCTGATCCTTGCCTGCGCCGGCGCATCGTCGCAGGTACAAGCCGAAACACTGCGCTGCGGCAGCCAACTGGTCAGCCTGGATGACCGACGTTTCGAGGTGCTGCAGAAGTGCGGTGAGCCGGCTTTTCGCGACCTGGTAGGCTACTCACTCGGCCCAAGTGAACGGCGTGAGTACCAGATCGAGGAATGGGTCTATGGTCCGGATAATGGCATGCTCAGTATTCTCACCTTCGAAGGCACGCGCCTGCGTGCAATCGAACGGCGTCGTAGTCGCTAA
- a CDS encoding DUF2845 domain-containing protein: protein MKALISTLLLLLPFCAQASSTLRCDSGLISLDDTTSEVSSKCGEPLSRDFLGYREVLDEYGFYNEVAVEEWSYGPRNGMYQFLRFQGNRLIKIDSKRGN, encoded by the coding sequence ATGAAAGCATTGATCAGTACCCTGCTATTACTTCTGCCCTTCTGTGCACAGGCCTCATCGACCCTGCGGTGCGACAGCGGGCTGATCAGCCTCGACGACACTACCAGTGAAGTCAGCAGCAAATGCGGCGAACCCCTGAGCCGTGATTTTCTTGGCTACCGCGAAGTGCTGGATGAATACGGTTTCTACAATGAGGTCGCAGTTGAGGAGTGGTCATACGGACCACGCAACGGCATGTACCAATTTCTGCGCTTTCAAGGCAATCGACTGATCAAGATCGACAGTAAACGCGGCAACTAG
- a CDS encoding DUF2845 domain-containing protein: MQRIALSLSLLLLATSAQASTLRCEKGIASTGDRTTEVASKCGEPIARDMLGYTLDAHGNNEFLVEEWVYGPRNGMNYYLRFEGGRLKSVESKRGS; this comes from the coding sequence ATGCAACGGATAGCGCTCAGCCTCTCCCTGCTGCTTCTGGCAACCAGCGCCCAAGCCAGCACCCTGCGCTGCGAAAAGGGCATCGCCAGTACCGGCGACCGCACCACAGAGGTCGCCAGCAAATGTGGCGAACCGATTGCCCGCGATATGCTGGGTTACACCCTGGATGCCCACGGCAATAACGAGTTCCTCGTCGAGGAGTGGGTCTATGGCCCGCGTAACGGCATGAACTACTACCTGCGATTCGAAGGCGGCCGACTTAAGAGCGTGGAAAGCAAACGCGGCAGCTGA
- a CDS encoding CsbD family protein, which produces MNTDVIKGKWKQINGRIKERWGNLTDDDLNVAEGHSEYLAGKLQERYGWTKKKAQDELRDFSGKL; this is translated from the coding sequence ATGAATACTGATGTAATCAAAGGTAAGTGGAAGCAAATCAACGGTCGTATCAAGGAGCGTTGGGGCAACCTGACCGACGATGACCTGAACGTCGCCGAAGGCCATAGCGAGTACTTGGCCGGCAAGCTGCAAGAGCGTTACGGTTGGACCAAGAAAAAGGCTCAGGATGAGCTGCGTGATTTCAGCGGCAAGCTGTAA
- a CDS encoding BON domain-containing protein, which translates to MKKPIKHFAVTAMTVTALGLLLAGPVMAAGTPSVQPTLLAASETMDKAEDAVSDTWITSKVKSTFLADSSLSGIDIKVETNKGVVTLSGVVASSAERDLAIAKAGEIKGVSAVSAEALKTAQ; encoded by the coding sequence ATGAAAAAGCCAATCAAGCATTTCGCAGTAACCGCCATGACCGTCACCGCGCTGGGGCTTTTGCTCGCCGGGCCGGTTATGGCTGCGGGCACCCCGAGCGTGCAGCCAACCCTGCTGGCCGCTAGTGAGACGATGGATAAAGCAGAAGATGCGGTTTCCGACACGTGGATCACCAGCAAAGTGAAGTCGACCTTCCTGGCCGACAGCAGCTTGAGCGGTATCGACATAAAGGTCGAAACCAATAAGGGCGTTGTCACGCTTTCCGGGGTTGTTGCCAGCTCCGCCGAGCGTGATCTGGCCATTGCCAAGGCCGGCGAGATCAAAGGTGTGAGTGCGGTATCCGCCGAAGCGCTGAAAACCGCGCAGTAA
- the pnp gene encoding polyribonucleotide nucleotidyltransferase produces MNPVIKKFQFGQSTVTLETGRIARQASGAVLVSVDDDVTVLVAVTGAKTADPSKGFFPLSVHYQEKTYAAGKIPGGFFKREARPSEKETLTSRLIDRPIRPLFPEGFQNEVQVICTVISTSKKTDPDIAAMIGTSAALAISGIPFNGPIGAARVAFHPETGYLLNPTYEQLKASSLDMVVAGTKDAVLMVESEAKELTEDQMLGAVLFAHDEFQAVIQAVAELAAEAAKPTWDWQPKAENTALLNAIRSEFGEAISQAYTIIIKQDRYARLGELKDQVVAKFSGEEGQPSAGEVKDAFGEIEYRTVRENIVNGKPRIDGRDTRTVRGLNIEVGVLDKTHGSALFTRGETQALVVATLGTARDAQLLDTLEGEKKDPFMLHYNFPPYSVGECGRMGATGRREIGHGRLARRSVQAMLPAADVFPYTIRVVSEITESNGSSSMASVCGASLALMDAGVPMKAPVAGIAMGLVKEGEKFAVLTDILGDEDHLGDMDFKVAGTANGVTALQMDIKIQGITEEIMEIALGQALEARLNILGQMNQVIAQSRSELSANAPTMIAMKIDQDKIRDVIGKGGATIRAICEETKASIDIEDDGSIKIFGETKEAAEAARQRVLGITAEAEIGKIYVGKVERIVDFGAFVNILPGKDGLVHISMLSDARVEKVTDILKEGQEVEVLVLDVDNRGRIKLSIKDVAAAKASGV; encoded by the coding sequence GTGAACCCGGTCATCAAGAAGTTCCAATTCGGTCAATCGACCGTTACCCTCGAAACGGGCCGCATCGCCCGTCAGGCCTCCGGCGCAGTACTGGTCAGTGTTGACGATGACGTCACCGTGCTGGTCGCTGTCACCGGCGCAAAAACTGCCGACCCAAGCAAAGGCTTTTTCCCGCTGTCCGTGCACTACCAGGAAAAAACCTACGCAGCCGGCAAGATCCCAGGCGGCTTCTTCAAGCGTGAAGCCCGTCCTTCGGAAAAAGAAACCCTGACCTCGCGCCTGATCGACCGTCCGATCCGTCCGCTGTTCCCGGAAGGCTTTCAGAACGAAGTGCAGGTGATCTGCACCGTGATCTCCACCAGCAAGAAGACCGATCCGGACATCGCCGCGATGATCGGTACCTCGGCGGCCCTGGCTATCTCCGGCATTCCGTTCAACGGTCCCATCGGTGCGGCCCGCGTAGCTTTCCACCCGGAAACCGGCTACCTGCTGAACCCGACGTATGAGCAGCTCAAGGCCTCCAGCCTGGACATGGTTGTAGCCGGCACCAAAGACGCCGTGTTGATGGTTGAGTCGGAAGCCAAAGAGCTGACCGAAGACCAGATGCTGGGCGCCGTGCTGTTTGCCCACGACGAATTCCAAGCCGTTATCCAAGCCGTTGCTGAATTGGCTGCCGAAGCCGCCAAGCCGACGTGGGACTGGCAGCCGAAAGCGGAAAACACTGCACTGCTCAATGCCATCCGCAGCGAGTTCGGTGAAGCGATTTCCCAGGCCTACACCATCATCATCAAGCAGGACCGCTACGCGCGTCTGGGCGAGTTGAAAGATCAGGTGGTGGCCAAGTTCTCTGGCGAAGAAGGCCAGCCTTCTGCCGGTGAAGTGAAAGACGCCTTCGGTGAAATCGAATACCGCACCGTGCGCGAGAACATCGTCAACGGCAAGCCGCGTATCGACGGTCGTGACACCCGCACTGTGCGTGGCCTGAACATCGAAGTCGGCGTACTGGACAAGACTCACGGTTCGGCGCTGTTCACCCGTGGCGAAACCCAGGCGCTGGTGGTTGCCACCCTCGGCACTGCCCGTGACGCACAGCTGCTTGATACCCTGGAAGGCGAGAAGAAAGACCCCTTCATGCTGCACTACAACTTCCCGCCGTACTCGGTGGGTGAGTGTGGTCGCATGGGCGCCACTGGCCGCCGCGAAATCGGTCACGGCCGTCTGGCGCGTCGCTCGGTGCAGGCCATGCTGCCGGCCGCCGACGTGTTCCCGTACACCATTCGCGTGGTATCGGAAATCACCGAATCCAACGGTTCGTCCTCGATGGCTTCCGTGTGCGGTGCGTCCCTGGCCCTGATGGACGCCGGTGTGCCGATGAAGGCGCCGGTGGCGGGTATCGCCATGGGCCTGGTTAAGGAAGGCGAGAAATTTGCCGTTCTGACCGACATCCTCGGTGACGAAGACCACCTGGGCGACATGGACTTCAAAGTGGCCGGTACCGCTAATGGCGTTACAGCGCTGCAGATGGACATCAAGATCCAGGGCATCACCGAAGAAATCATGGAAATCGCCCTGGGCCAAGCCCTTGAAGCGCGTCTGAACATTCTCGGTCAGATGAACCAGGTCATTGCTCAGTCCCGTAGCGAACTGTCGGCCAACGCGCCGACCATGATCGCGATGAAGATCGACCAGGACAAGATTCGCGACGTGATCGGTAAAGGTGGCGCGACCATCCGTGCTATCTGCGAAGAAACCAAAGCGTCGATCGACATCGAAGACGACGGTTCGATCAAAATCTTCGGCGAAACCAAGGAAGCTGCAGAAGCGGCACGTCAGCGCGTCCTGGGTATCACCGCAGAAGCCGAGATCGGCAAGATCTACGTCGGTAAGGTTGAGCGCATTGTTGACTTCGGTGCCTTCGTCAACATCCTGCCGGGTAAAGACGGTCTGGTGCACATCTCCATGTTGAGCGACGCTCGCGTTGAGAAGGTGACCGACATTCTCAAAGAAGGTCAGGAGGTTGAAGTGTTGGTACTGGACGTGGACAACCGTGGCCGTATCAAGCTGTCGATCAAGGATGTAGCGGCTGCCAAGGCTTCGGGCGTGTAA
- the rpsO gene encoding 30S ribosomal protein S15 yields the protein MALSVEEKAQIVNDYKQAEGDTGSPEVQVALLSANINKLQGHFKANGKDHHSRRGLIRMVNQRRKLLDYLKGKDTSRYSALIGRLGLRR from the coding sequence ATGGCACTCAGCGTTGAAGAAAAAGCCCAGATCGTTAACGACTACAAGCAAGCTGAAGGCGACACCGGTAGCCCGGAAGTGCAAGTTGCACTGCTGTCCGCCAACATCAACAAGCTGCAAGGCCACTTCAAGGCCAACGGTAAAGATCACCACAGCCGTCGTGGTCTGATCCGTATGGTTAACCAGCGCCGTAAGCTGCTGGACTACCTGAAGGGTAAGGACACCAGTCGTTACAGCGCCCTGATCGGTCGCCTGGGTCTGCGTCGCTAA